One region of Archocentrus centrarchus isolate MPI-CPG fArcCen1 chromosome 6, fArcCen1, whole genome shotgun sequence genomic DNA includes:
- the pnpla2 gene encoding patatin-like phospholipase domain-containing protein 2 — translation MFSADSSWNISFAGCGFLGIYHIGVASCLQEQAPFLVQNARHIYGASAGALTATALVTGVCLGEAGASIIEVAKEARKRVLGPMHPSFNLVKTVRYMLRRTLPADCHHHASGRLGISLTRVTDGENVLVSQFNNKEEVVQACVCSAYIPVYCGIIPPTLQGVRYVDGGISDNLPQYDVKNTITVSPFSGESDICPRDTSTNIHELRFTNTSIQFTLKNVYRVSRALFPPDPMAMKAMCKQGYTDALDFLKRNGLLNRHQIHAGRPLLANREENEELNEEEDANTSEDKEKSQVEERALEVYASTSDEEQIIDYLPPALHKALVEACMEKRSLAQSLGNLLPVRMASTMMLPYTLTLESAMSLTLRLFEWLPDVQEDVVWIQEQLLKILQCFLRQTSRSLSRSVSARLFCQLELHHYKSIPSHFSSPNLLPTWVNGSSSSVKDVFMRLENYKRQLLSDVLCINMDVQGSFKTGVMSRDNSPPSDLSSDLSSEGLTMHTGCLNGGPTVVPDN, via the exons ATGTTTTCCGCGGACTCGTCCTGGAACATCTCTTTCGCAGGCTGCGGCTTTCTCGGCATTTACCACATCGGCGTGGCCAGCTGTCTGCAGGAGCAGGCTCCCTTTCTGGTCCAAAATGCCAGGCACATATACGGTGCATCAGCTGGAGCCCTCACCGCCACTGCTCTGGTCACTGGAGTATGTCTCG GAGAGGCTGGTGCGAGCATAATTGAGGTTGCCAAAGAGGCTAGAAAGCGAGTCCTCGGGCCGATGCATCCCTCCTTTAACCTGGTGAAGACTGTGCGATACATGCTGCGACGCACTCTGCCGGCTGATTGTCACCATCATGCCAGTGGGCGACTGGGAATCTCTCTCACCCGAGTTACAGATGGAGAAAACGTCCTGGTGTCCCAATTCAACAACAaggaggaggtggtgcag GCATGTGTCTGCAGTGCGTACATCCCAGTGTACTGTGGCATCATTCCTCCTACACTGCAAGGAGTA CGATATGTCGATGGAGGAATCTCAGACAACTTGCCCCAGTACGATGTGAAAAACACCATCACGGTGTCTCCATTTTCGGGAGAGAGTGACATCTGCCCCCGAGACACCTCGACCAACATACACGAGCTTCGCTTCACCAACACAAGCATCCAGTTCACTCTCAAAAATGTCTACAGAGTCTCCAGAGCACTTTTCCCTCCAGATCCAATG GCAATGAAGGCCATGTGTAAACAGGGATACACAGATGCATTGgattttttaaagagaaatg GATTGCTTAATCGCCACCAGATTCATGCAGGCAGACCACTGCTAGCTAACAGAGAAGAAAATGAGGAACTCAATGAAGAGGAGGATGCAAATACAAGTGAAGACAAAGAAAAGTCGCAGGTGGAAGAAAGAGCATTGGAGGTTTATGCCAGCACCTCAGATGAGGAGCAGATCATTGACTACCTTCCTCCCGCTCTGCACAAAG CTCTGGTTGAAGCCTGCATGGAGAAGAGGAGCCTGGCACAGTCACTAGGCAACCTGCTTCCTGTCAGGATGGCCTCAACCATGATGCTGCCCTACACTCTCACTCTGGAGTCTGCTATGTCCTTGACTCTCAG ACTTTTTGAGTGGCTGCCAGATGTGCAGGAAGATGTGGTGTGGATTCAAGAACAGCTACTGAAAATCTTACAGTGTTTTCTTCGCCAGACCTCCAGAAGCTTGTCCCGCAGTGTATCTGCCAG GTTGTTCTGCCAACTGGAGCTGCACCACTACAAGTCCATCCCATCCCACTTCAGTTCCCCAAATCTGCTTCCCACTTGGGTGAATGGGAGCAGTTCTTCAGTCAAGGATGTCTTCATGCGTCTTGAAAACTACAAGAGACAGCTGCTCTCAGACGTGCTCTGTATCAACATGGATGTGCAAGGCTCCTTCAAAACCGGAGTGATGTCACGAGATAACAGCCCTCCTTCTGACCTTTCCTCCGACCTTTCCTCTGAAGGTCTCACAATGCACACAGGTTGTCTTAATGGGGGACCAACAGTAGTTCCTGATAACTGA
- the pidd1 gene encoding p53-induced death domain-containing protein 1, whose protein sequence is MDRGSENDALPDEEGEGHVASLEDEEVEVTTACNLSGGLAEILAHRLWGHVNQDEERMTGPTMSKGQTEVVEPERDAPSVSPSLSSLPSFSYSSSRHADFSSSSSSSSALSLSPPLPPSVELSAVLTDTRLILDVYQGGASALPLLWESIPGQLMGLQYLRLGSEDKAGLDGALGVLPHLTELRSLAFRGHCFHDSRGDPLPGLLTTLPASVSSLSHLVHLDLSFNQLSYLPSCLLSLPMLDSLLLCHNHLLALPPDIGKLSSLTYFSLLGNKLVSLPPGLGQLKALHTLDVSNNLLQELPDEIGSLEELVKLELSHNKLKQLPESIGSLLSLRELVIYSNDLRLIPHCLNKLPLLKIDVRDNPLGRPPTPPPRSPTPDQAETKLPEMHLGFNQHSFCVSSAGCHVFLPGGAELVFPPGCMVTTTKLEWAEKRPQRKWVQLQEHEILLSRPLELRPHGVTFLKPVEVRVPYHRIKKREVVVLTFDGESWSTLPTNLRRGSESHSSRPGGRPARLACCSVNHFSWFMAVARPVKDSCSVTPAGALLVSSSDPGVKLHFPPDSTVETRTITLQVLQVSVSEVQALCGDPQAKVSPLLCLSQTPSMHFLQPVKVQIPLPSGVTGHTVDMSCLHLLHGDPTAQTWTDITSQVSLYVTHLYAIFYITHFSWYWLWYTTQRCVSGVVRKVYQRLKQFKVQFLVLQRKNDPSQVLVQCLPSNKIESRVQSLSEHYDGPQPSDLCDLLEGEQFFAGFERGLEINTDRPDCVGGRLCFVFYSSLKNLKEVYICPAQGQKGPVRGQVSFYRGEIPTNLPDEVTRKRKGLDSQWLTTLPLRLPALNSENNFIMEEVEYPPLNLGDPESGYLTEANLLSISLQIAQDWRVIGINLGLSYQELDRMQYKNRDNLGALVLDMLFHWARAQKNEGPGAVSRLVAAMIESGRRDLADEIEDIVNIGRRKYTESLRRVGLDTEGSSL, encoded by the exons ATGGACAGGGGCAGCGAAAACGACGCGCTTCCTGATGAAGAGGGTGAAGGCCATGTAGCCAGCTTGGAAGATGAAGAGGTGGAAGTTACAACTGCGTGCAACCTTTCAGGTGGACTTGCAGAAATTTTGGCCCACAGGCTCTGGGGACATGTGAATCAGGATGAGGAGAGGATGACAGGTCCCACTATGTCTAAAGGCCAGACAGAAGTTGTTGAACCAGAGAGGGATGCCCCCTCTGTGTCCCCCTCTTTATCTAGCCTCCCCTCCTTCTCATACTCCTCCAGCCGTCACGCTGActtttcttcatcatcttcatcttcctctgctttgtccctgtctccacCTTTGCCTCCTTCTGTGGAGCTCTCAGCTGTGTTGACTGATACAAGACTGATCCTGGATGTGTACCAGGGAGGAGCGTCTGCTTTGCCCCTCCTGTGGGAGTCCATACCAGGACAGCTGATGGGCCTCCAGTACCTGAGACTGGGCTCTGAGGATAAAGCAGGGCTGGATGGTGCACTGGGTGTCCTACCCCATCTGACAGAGCTACGATCGCTGGCTTTTCGGg GACACTGTTTTCATGACTCAAGAGGTGACCCCCTCCCTGGCCTCCTCACCACTTTGCCAGCATCTGTTTCCTCACTTTCCCATCTGGTGCACCTGGATCTCTCCTTCAACCAGCTCTCCTATTTGCCATCCTGCCTGCTTAGCCTTCCCATGTTGGACTCATTGCTCCTCTGTCACAACCACCTCTTGGCTTTGCCCCCTGATATAGGCAAGCTTTCCTCCCTCACCTACTTCTCTCTCCTGGGGAATAAGCTGGTGTCTCTCCCCCCGGGTCTGGGCCAACTGAAAGCACTGCATACTCTGGATGTGTCAAACAACCTCCTCCAGGAACTACCTGATGAAATTGGTTCCCTGGAGGAGCTTGTTAAGCTGGAATTATCCCACAACAAGCTGAAGCAGCtaccagaaagcatag GCTCTCTACTTTCTCTCAGGGAACTGGTCATCTACAGCAATGACCTCCGTCTGATCCCACACTGTCTGAACAAACTGCCTCTGCTTAAAATAGATGTCCGTGACAATCCTTTGGGACGACCCCCAACGCCTCCTCCTCGCTCTCCTACACCTg ATCAAGCAGAAACAAAACTCCCAGAAATGCACCTTGGGTTTAATCAGCACAG TTTCTGTGTTTCGTCTGCTGGGTGTCATGTGTTTCTCCCAGGGGGGGCTGAGCTGGTGTTCCCCCCAGGGTGCATGGTGACAACCACAAAACTGGAATGGGCTGAGAAAAGGCCACAGCGAAAGTGGGTGCAGCTGCAGGAACACGAGATCTTACTTAGTCGTCCGTTGGAACTTCGTCCTCACGGAGTAACTTTTTTAAAG CCCGTGGAAGTACGTGTGCCATATCATCGGATAAAAAAAAGGGAGGTGGTGGTGCTGACGTTTGATGGAGAGTCATGGAGCACTCTGCCCACTAATTTAAGGAGAGGAAGCGAGAGCCATAGCAGTCGCCCTGGGGGACGTCCAGCCAGG CTGGCGTGCTGCTCAGTGAATCACTTTTCCTGGTTTATGGCAGTGGCTCGCCCAGTAAAGGACAGTTGCTCTGTTACACCAGCTGGAGCCTTGCTAGTGTCAAGCTCTGACCCTGGAGTAAAGCTTCACTTTCCTCCAGATTCCACAGTGGAGACTCGCACCATAACTTTACAG GTGCTGCAGGTGTCTGTGTCAGAGGTGCAGGCACTGTGCGGTGATCCTCAGGCCAAAGTCAGCCCCCTCCTTTGTCTCTCCCAGACTCCCAGCATGCATTTTCTGCAGCCAGTCAAAGTTCAGATCCCCCTGCCATCTGGAGTCACTG GCCATACAGTGGATATGTCCTGTTTGCATCTGCTCCATGGAGATCCCACTGCCCAAACCTGGACTGACATCACATCACAAGTCTCTCTCTATGTTACCCATTTGTATGCCATTTTCTACATTACACATTTCTCCTG GTACTGGCTCTGGTACACTACACAGCGCTGTGTTAGTGGGGTGGTCAGGAAGGTCTATCAGAGGCTAAAACAGTTCAAAGTCCAGTTCCTCGTCCTCCAGAGGAAGAATGATCCTTCACAGGTTCTGGTGCAGTGCTTACCTTCTAACAAG ATAGAAAGCAGAGTGCAGTCTTTGTCAGAACACTATGATGGACCCCAGCCGTCAGACCTGTGTGACCTGCTGGAAGGAGAGCAGTTCTTCGCTGGCTTTGAGAGGGGCTTAGAAATCAATACAG ACAGACCAGACTGCGTGGGAGGAAGACTCTGTTTCGTGTTTTATTCCAGCCTCAAGAATCTGAAGGAGGTGTATATCTGTCCAGCTCAGGGTCAGAAGGGACCAGTGAGGGGACAG GTTTCCTTTTATAGAGGGGAGATTCCCACAAATCTGCCAGACGAAGTAACCAGAAAGAGGAAAGGACTCGATAGCCAGTGGCTTACAACATTACCACTAAGACTTCCT GCTCTAAACTCAGAGAACAATTTCATCATGGAGGAGGTTGAGTATCCTCCGCTGAACCTGGGTGACCCTGAGAGTGGCTACCTGACAGAAGCCAACCTGCTGTCCATCTCTCTTCAGATAGCACAGGACTGGCGTGTTATTGGCATCAATCTGGGCTTGAGCTACCAAGAACTGGACCGCATGCAATACAAGAACAG GGACAACCTGGGTGCCTTGGTGCTGGACATGCTGTTTCACTGGGCCAGGGCGCAGAAAAATGAAGGACCTGGGGCTGTGTCGCGGCTGGTGGCTGCTATGATCGAGAGCGGCAGGAGAGACCTGGCAGATGAGATCGAGGACATCGTCAATATAGGAAGGAGAAAGTACACAGAGTCCTTGAGGCGAGTAGGCCTGGACACAGAGGGCTCCTCTCTGTGA